One stretch of Paraburkholderia fungorum DNA includes these proteins:
- a CDS encoding Rossmann-like and DUF2520 domain-containing protein — MSQSPLPRLGFIGAGRLARCLALSFSRAGYPVTAVASRSAASASRLASQIGHCVAFDDPQQVVDAADVVFLAVPDDSIGTSAHTLRFGPDAAAHEHGKALVHCSGASPVELLAPARDQGVSIGGFHPLYLFSGDLADLDRIAGCSVTIEADGALKDTLTALATALRCHPLSIPAGGRMLYHAAAHYAASFALCSLAECVALWRTLGFAEDDALRALLPMLSGTIETARDKGLPNALAGPVSRGDTGVVEKQLTLLEGLGGDHAALYGLLTRRAVALAERRATPPAAIGSIAEVVEDSLARALNQAAAGASVK, encoded by the coding sequence ATGTCCCAGTCCCCTTTGCCGCGCCTCGGTTTTATCGGCGCCGGGCGGCTCGCGCGGTGTCTTGCGCTGAGCTTTTCACGCGCCGGTTACCCGGTCACCGCCGTCGCGAGCCGCTCGGCGGCCTCGGCCAGCCGGCTTGCCAGTCAAATCGGGCATTGCGTGGCATTCGACGATCCACAACAGGTCGTCGACGCCGCTGATGTAGTGTTTTTAGCCGTTCCCGACGACAGCATCGGTACGTCAGCGCACACACTGCGGTTCGGCCCGGACGCCGCTGCGCACGAGCACGGCAAGGCGCTGGTGCACTGCAGTGGCGCGTCGCCGGTCGAACTGCTGGCGCCGGCTCGCGATCAGGGTGTTTCAATCGGTGGTTTCCATCCACTTTACCTGTTTAGCGGCGACCTCGCCGACCTCGACCGAATCGCCGGCTGCTCGGTGACGATCGAGGCCGACGGCGCGTTGAAAGACACGCTGACAGCGCTGGCCACGGCGCTGCGCTGCCATCCGCTGTCGATTCCGGCGGGCGGCCGCATGCTGTATCACGCCGCCGCGCACTATGCCGCAAGTTTCGCGCTGTGCAGCCTGGCCGAATGCGTCGCGTTGTGGCGCACACTGGGTTTCGCCGAAGACGACGCGTTGCGCGCGCTGCTGCCGATGCTCTCCGGCACCATCGAAACCGCCCGCGACAAGGGTTTGCCCAACGCGCTGGCGGGTCCGGTGTCACGCGGCGACACCGGCGTGGTCGAAAAACAGTTGACGCTGCTGGAAGGCCTCGGCGGCGATCACGCGGCGCTGTACGGTTTGCTGACCCGCCGCGCGGTCGCACTCGCGGAACGTCGCGCGACACCGCCCGCTGCGATCGGCTCGATCGCGGAAGTGGTGGAAGATTCGCTCGCGCGCGCTCTGAATCAGGCTGCGGCAGGTGCAAGCGTCAAGTAA
- the ribH gene encoding 6,7-dimethyl-8-ribityllumazine synthase, whose product MEIGQYQPNLDGDGLRIGIVQARFNEPVCNGLADSCIEELERLGVTGEDVLLVTVPGALEIPLALQKLAESAQFDALIALGAVIRGETYHFELVSNESGAGITRIGLDFGIPVANAVLTTENDEQAVARMTEKGRDAARVAVEMANLSVALEQLGGDDEEEDEEEDEA is encoded by the coding sequence ATGGAAATCGGACAATATCAACCGAATCTCGACGGCGACGGACTGCGCATCGGCATCGTCCAGGCGCGTTTTAACGAACCCGTCTGCAACGGCCTCGCCGACTCGTGCATCGAAGAACTCGAACGCCTCGGCGTGACCGGCGAAGACGTGCTGCTGGTCACGGTACCCGGCGCACTGGAAATCCCGCTGGCACTGCAAAAGCTCGCCGAAAGCGCGCAATTCGATGCACTGATCGCGCTCGGCGCGGTGATTCGCGGCGAGACCTATCACTTCGAACTGGTATCGAACGAAAGCGGCGCGGGCATTACGCGTATCGGTCTGGACTTCGGCATTCCGGTCGCGAACGCCGTGCTGACCACCGAAAACGACGAACAGGCGGTTGCCCGCATGACCGAAAAGGGTCGTGACGCAGCGCGCGTGGCCGTCGAAATGGCGAACCTCTCGGTCGCGCTCGAACAACTCGGCGGCGACGACGAGGAAGAAGACGAAGAAGAGGACGAAGCATGA
- a CDS encoding EthD family reductase, translating to MIKVSILYPYRENGHFDVDYYCVTHMPLAAKLFGPSLKGWSVDVGINAGPPGTPPPYVAAGHFLFDSADDFYKVFKPAAEQLTADIPNYTDGGNGTILISEIKISV from the coding sequence ATGATCAAGGTCAGCATCCTTTATCCGTATCGGGAAAACGGCCACTTCGACGTGGACTATTACTGCGTCACGCATATGCCGCTCGCGGCGAAGCTGTTCGGGCCGTCGCTGAAGGGCTGGTCGGTCGATGTCGGCATCAACGCCGGGCCGCCGGGAACACCGCCGCCTTACGTGGCCGCGGGCCACTTTCTGTTCGATAGCGCAGACGATTTCTACAAGGTGTTCAAGCCGGCGGCCGAGCAACTGACCGCCGATATCCCCAATTACACCGACGGCGGCAACGGAACGATCCTGATCAGCGAGATCAAGATTTCCGTGTGA
- the ribBA gene encoding bifunctional 3,4-dihydroxy-2-butanone-4-phosphate synthase/GTP cyclohydrolase II, with the protein MTLASTQEIIAELKAGRMVILVDEEDRENEGDLVLAAEFVTPEAINFMARYGRGLICLTLTQERCKQLNLPLMTYRNGTQYGTAFTVSIEAAEGVTTGISAADRARTIAAAVAPDAKPEHIVQPGHVFPIMAQPGGVLVRAGHTEAGCDFTALAGLAPASVICEVINDDGTMARLPDLIEFGKVHGLKVGTIADLIHYRSRTESIVERICERTMQTAHGAFRAVMYLDQPSGQPHIALVRGTPCTDQDTLVRVHEPLSVLDLLEVGESTHSWTLDAAMKEIAERDCGVIVLLNCGDSKDHLIDVFKAFDSKEKAEALKRRPVDFKTYGIGAQILRELGVGKMQVLSNPRKLGSMSGYGLEVTGFVPMPGSKAQAPQG; encoded by the coding sequence ATGACGCTCGCCTCCACTCAAGAGATCATCGCCGAACTGAAAGCCGGCCGGATGGTGATCCTCGTCGACGAAGAAGATCGCGAAAACGAGGGCGACCTCGTGCTCGCCGCCGAGTTCGTCACGCCGGAAGCGATCAATTTCATGGCGCGTTACGGCCGTGGCCTGATCTGCCTGACGTTGACGCAGGAACGCTGCAAACAGCTCAACCTGCCGCTGATGACCTACCGCAACGGCACGCAGTACGGCACGGCGTTCACGGTCAGCATCGAAGCAGCGGAAGGCGTCACCACTGGCATTTCGGCGGCCGACCGCGCCCGCACCATCGCGGCCGCGGTCGCACCGGACGCCAAGCCGGAGCACATCGTCCAGCCGGGCCACGTGTTTCCGATCATGGCCCAGCCGGGCGGCGTGCTGGTGCGCGCCGGTCATACCGAAGCGGGCTGCGACTTCACCGCGCTGGCGGGCCTCGCGCCGGCCTCGGTAATCTGCGAAGTGATCAACGACGACGGCACGATGGCTCGGTTGCCGGATCTGATCGAATTCGGCAAGGTGCACGGTCTGAAGGTCGGCACGATTGCCGACCTGATCCACTATCGCAGCCGGACCGAGTCGATCGTCGAGCGCATTTGCGAACGCACCATGCAGACCGCGCACGGCGCGTTCCGCGCGGTCATGTATCTCGACCAGCCGAGCGGCCAGCCGCACATCGCGCTGGTGCGCGGCACGCCGTGCACGGATCAGGACACGCTGGTGCGCGTGCACGAGCCGCTGTCGGTGCTGGATCTGCTCGAAGTCGGCGAATCCACTCACTCGTGGACGCTCGACGCCGCCATGAAAGAAATCGCCGAACGCGACTGCGGCGTCATCGTGCTGCTGAATTGCGGCGATTCGAAAGACCATCTGATCGACGTCTTCAAGGCGTTCGACTCGAAGGAAAAAGCAGAGGCGCTCAAACGCCGCCCGGTCGACTTCAAGACCTACGGCATCGGTGCGCAGATTCTGCGCGAGCTAGGGGTCGGCAAGATGCAGGTTCTGTCGAACCCACGCAAGCTGGGCAGCATGTCGGGCTACGGCCTCGAAGTCACCGGCTTCGTCCCAATGCCCGGCAGCAAAGCCCAAGCCCCGCAAGGCTGA
- a CDS encoding UbiD family decarboxylase, with amino-acid sequence MKYKDLRDFVGRLETIGELRRVSQKVSPNLEMTELCDRVLRAGGPALLFENKEEHAFPVLGNLFGTPRRVALGMGVDAQAGEGDGAALESLRDVGRLLSALKEPEPPKGLKDAGKLFSLAKAVWDMAPKTVSAPPCQEIVWEGNDVDLGKLPIQTCWPGDVGPLVTWGLTVTKGPNKTRQNLGIYRQQLIGRNKLIMRWLAHRGGALDFREFALQNPGKPYPVAVVLGADPATILGAVTPVPDTLSEYQFAGLLRGGRTELAKCLTPGVDGLQVPARAEIVLEGFIYPQEGAPSPAPAGAPPRPAKGASAAYEHALEGPYGDHTGYYNEQEWFPVFTVERITMRRDAIYHSTYTGKPPDEPAVLGVALNEVFVPLLQKQFTEITDFYLPPEGCSYRMAIVQMKKSYPGHAKRVMFGVWSFLRQFMYTKFIVVVDEDVNIRDWKEVIWAITTRIDPARDTVLVDRTPIDYLDFASPVAGLGSKMGLDATNKWPGETDREWGRPIVMDDAVKQRVDTLWNELGL; translated from the coding sequence ATGAAATACAAAGACCTGCGTGATTTTGTCGGCCGTCTCGAGACAATCGGTGAACTGCGCCGTGTCTCGCAAAAAGTCTCACCCAACCTGGAAATGACCGAATTGTGCGACCGCGTTCTGCGCGCCGGCGGTCCGGCTCTGCTGTTTGAGAACAAGGAGGAGCATGCGTTCCCGGTACTCGGCAATCTCTTCGGCACGCCGCGGCGCGTCGCGCTCGGCATGGGTGTCGACGCGCAAGCCGGTGAAGGCGACGGCGCCGCGCTGGAGTCGCTGCGCGATGTCGGCCGACTGCTTTCTGCGTTGAAGGAGCCGGAGCCGCCCAAAGGGCTCAAGGACGCGGGCAAACTGTTCTCGCTGGCGAAGGCGGTTTGGGATATGGCGCCGAAGACGGTGAGCGCGCCGCCCTGCCAGGAAATTGTCTGGGAAGGCAACGATGTCGACCTCGGCAAACTGCCCATTCAGACTTGCTGGCCGGGCGACGTCGGTCCGCTGGTGACATGGGGCCTGACCGTCACAAAAGGTCCGAATAAGACTCGACAGAATTTAGGCATATATCGCCAGCAGTTGATCGGACGTAACAAATTGATCATGCGCTGGCTCGCGCATCGCGGCGGTGCGCTCGATTTTCGCGAATTCGCGCTGCAGAATCCGGGCAAGCCGTATCCGGTAGCCGTGGTGCTGGGCGCCGATCCGGCAACGATTCTCGGCGCGGTCACACCGGTGCCCGACACGTTGTCCGAATATCAGTTCGCCGGGTTGCTGCGCGGCGGTCGCACGGAACTCGCGAAGTGCCTCACGCCCGGCGTCGATGGCTTGCAGGTGCCCGCCCGCGCCGAAATCGTGCTCGAAGGCTTCATTTATCCGCAGGAAGGCGCGCCCTCGCCTGCCCCGGCTGGTGCGCCGCCACGTCCGGCCAAGGGCGCGTCGGCGGCTTATGAGCATGCGCTCGAAGGCCCGTACGGCGACCATACCGGCTACTACAACGAACAGGAGTGGTTCCCCGTCTTCACCGTCGAGCGGATCACGATGCGCCGCGACGCGATCTATCACTCGACCTACACCGGCAAACCGCCTGACGAACCCGCCGTACTGGGCGTCGCGCTGAACGAAGTGTTCGTGCCACTGTTGCAGAAGCAGTTCACCGAGATCACCGACTTCTACCTGCCGCCCGAAGGTTGCAGCTACCGCATGGCGATCGTGCAGATGAAGAAGAGCTACCCCGGCCACGCCAAGCGCGTGATGTTCGGCGTGTGGAGCTTCTTGCGGCAGTTCATGTACACGAAGTTCATCGTCGTGGTCGACGAGGACGTGAATATTCGCGACTGGAAGGAAGTGATCTGGGCGATCACCACGCGCATCGACCCGGCGCGCGACACGGTGCTGGTGGATCGCACGCCGATCGACTACCTGGATTTCGCATCGCCCGTGGCGGGTCTCGGGTCGAAGATGGGACTCGACGCGACCAACAAATGGCCCGGTGAAACCGATCGCGAATGGGGCCGGCCGATCGTCATGGACGATGCGGTCAAACAGCGCGTCGATACCTTGTGGAACGAGTTGGGCCTGTAA
- a CDS encoding TIGR00366 family protein gives MEKKGYGGTVTDTAAPRQGVVGGLVYIFEQVMPDPFVLSIGLTVVVSLLAFAFAPHASVPTLLTSWYGGTFNILGFALQMILILATGYAIAEAPIVQRGLRAMASRVQTPARAALLVFPVVGICAWLNWGLGLIVGALLSREIARRVKVDFAWLVAGSYSAWSICNSGLSSSIALSQASHGNALNLVEKATGQVVPLSETVFASFVLVPTVLVVVVMTAVFIWIHPKAEHVVAFNQTGPQGDSGSDADADPHARQSAATSFAARVEQSMFGTLIMLLLGVGYLAMTWHTKGFELDINTTILIFLLVGLALQRTPIAYADAIRRAARQTGSMLLQYPMYGGIMGIMTGTGLAATIAKTFVVIATPVTLPLWSYLSSLIITLLVPSAGGHWAVQGPFVLPAALGLHASIPRTTMGVAMAENVSNMLQPFWAVPVVAIAGIRIQRVMGYTAITFVVSLVIYAAALWLVP, from the coding sequence ATGGAAAAGAAGGGTTACGGGGGCACAGTGACGGACACGGCCGCGCCTCGGCAGGGCGTCGTAGGCGGCCTCGTTTATATATTCGAACAGGTGATGCCGGACCCGTTCGTGCTTTCAATTGGCTTGACGGTGGTGGTCAGTCTGCTGGCCTTTGCGTTCGCGCCGCACGCCTCCGTGCCGACGTTGCTGACTTCCTGGTACGGCGGCACATTCAACATTCTCGGCTTCGCGTTGCAGATGATCCTGATCCTCGCGACAGGTTACGCAATCGCCGAAGCGCCGATCGTGCAGCGCGGCTTGCGCGCCATGGCTTCACGCGTGCAGACACCGGCTCGGGCGGCGTTGCTGGTGTTCCCCGTGGTCGGCATCTGTGCATGGCTCAACTGGGGACTCGGGCTGATTGTCGGCGCGCTGCTTTCACGTGAGATCGCCCGGCGGGTGAAGGTGGATTTCGCATGGCTCGTCGCGGGCAGCTATTCGGCGTGGTCGATCTGCAATAGCGGTTTGTCGAGTTCGATTGCGTTATCGCAGGCGTCGCACGGCAACGCGTTGAATCTCGTGGAGAAAGCGACCGGCCAGGTCGTTCCATTGAGCGAGACGGTGTTCGCGTCGTTCGTGCTGGTTCCGACCGTGCTGGTGGTCGTCGTGATGACCGCCGTATTCATCTGGATTCACCCCAAAGCCGAACACGTCGTCGCGTTCAATCAAACCGGCCCGCAAGGCGATAGCGGCAGCGATGCCGATGCCGATCCCCACGCCCGCCAGTCCGCTGCGACCTCGTTCGCGGCGCGGGTCGAACAATCCATGTTCGGCACCCTGATCATGCTGCTGCTGGGCGTCGGTTATCTGGCCATGACGTGGCACACCAAGGGCTTCGAACTCGACATCAACACGACGATCCTGATCTTCCTGCTGGTCGGCCTCGCGTTGCAGCGCACGCCGATTGCGTACGCCGACGCGATCCGCCGCGCCGCGCGGCAGACCGGCTCGATGCTGCTGCAATACCCGATGTACGGCGGCATCATGGGCATCATGACGGGGACCGGGCTGGCGGCCACCATCGCCAAGACCTTCGTGGTGATCGCGACACCGGTCACACTGCCGCTGTGGAGCTATCTCAGTTCGCTGATCATCACGCTGCTCGTACCGAGCGCGGGCGGCCACTGGGCGGTTCAGGGGCCGTTCGTGCTGCCCGCCGCACTCGGCTTGCACGCGTCGATTCCCCGCACCACGATGGGCGTGGCGATGGCGGAAAACGTCTCCAACATGCTGCAACCGTTCTGGGCCGTGCCGGTGGTGGCGATTGCAGGCATTCGCATTCAGCGCGTGATGGGCTACACGGCGATTACGTTCGTCGTGTCGCTCGTGATTTATGCCGCGGCGCTGTGGCTGGTTCCGTGA
- a CDS encoding lytic transglycosylase domain-containing protein, translated as MNAWLSWRPDERIAQAVRGVLRRGTRVSHHLFSIVGGVAVVMAVTLWLMPTLRGTLAAKLMPVISAAVQAGPARLLQGNPLPAFGPPANASSSDESLSVSANTSNSDAPSGVTGTNVSFTTSNTSVDSAIDNSGSAGMGVAALNGLDPRTMQSVTALARLIPAQRVSADARDDRVLVSSREQDLVASYLARRYRVAQEPVSELVKAAFDTGREVGLDPLLLLSVMAIESGFNPYAESGVGAQGLMQVMSKVHSDKFQYFGGEGAALEPVANIKVGALVLKDCIARGGSLPGGLRLYVGSSSQDDGGYGAKVMAERGRLRDVARGRKVPINAPQSPTPVLTASANTAQAAASSAKRVQVTLDGGHALNAPAKSSAADQDDANATKHVASASELGA; from the coding sequence ATGAACGCCTGGTTATCGTGGCGTCCCGATGAGCGTATCGCACAGGCTGTGCGAGGAGTGCTGCGTCGCGGGACGCGAGTGAGTCATCATCTGTTTAGCATCGTCGGCGGTGTTGCGGTCGTTATGGCCGTCACCCTCTGGCTGATGCCTACGCTGCGCGGCACCTTGGCTGCCAAGCTGATGCCGGTTATTTCCGCCGCTGTGCAAGCTGGCCCTGCGCGTTTGCTGCAAGGCAATCCGCTACCAGCTTTCGGTCCGCCGGCAAACGCGTCGTCGTCTGACGAGTCGCTGTCGGTCAGTGCCAATACGAGCAATTCCGACGCTCCCAGTGGCGTCACCGGCACCAACGTCAGCTTCACCACCAGCAACACCAGCGTCGACAGCGCTATCGACAATTCCGGTTCGGCCGGTATGGGTGTCGCCGCTCTGAACGGGCTCGATCCGCGCACCATGCAAAGCGTCACCGCGCTGGCTCGCCTGATCCCGGCCCAACGCGTTTCGGCCGATGCGCGCGACGATCGCGTGCTGGTATCGAGCCGCGAGCAGGATCTGGTTGCGTCGTACCTGGCGCGCCGTTATCGCGTCGCTCAGGAGCCCGTTAGCGAGCTCGTGAAGGCCGCGTTCGACACCGGCCGTGAAGTCGGCCTCGATCCTCTGCTGCTGCTGTCCGTGATGGCAATCGAATCGGGTTTCAACCCGTACGCCGAGAGCGGCGTCGGCGCGCAAGGCCTGATGCAGGTGATGTCCAAGGTGCACTCGGACAAATTCCAGTATTTCGGCGGTGAAGGCGCGGCGCTCGAACCGGTCGCGAACATCAAGGTGGGCGCGCTGGTGCTGAAGGATTGCATCGCACGCGGCGGTTCGCTGCCGGGCGGCTTGCGTCTGTACGTCGGCTCCAGTTCGCAGGACGACGGCGGCTACGGCGCCAAGGTGATGGCCGAGCGTGGCCGTCTGCGCGACGTGGCACGGGGCCGCAAGGTGCCGATCAACGCACCGCAGTCGCCGACGCCGGTTCTGACCGCGTCGGCCAATACGGCTCAGGCGGCAGCGAGCAGCGCCAAGCGGGTTCAGGTGACGCTCGACGGCGGTCACGCGCTGAACGCGCCGGCAAAGTCCTCTGCAGCCGATCAGGACGATGCGAATGCCACGAAGCACGTGGCGTCGGCCTCGGAGCTGGGCGCCTGA
- the nusB gene encoding transcription antitermination factor NusB — MKSARRRSRELATQGLYQWLLSGSPASEIEAQLSGAQGFDKADREHLDALLRGVIRDSDALSADIAPCLDRPIEQLSPVERAVLLVAAFELKNHVDIPYRVIINEAVELTKTFGGSDGYKYVNGVLDKLSAQLRAAETQAARKS, encoded by the coding sequence ATGAAGAGCGCACGCCGACGCTCCCGCGAACTAGCCACGCAGGGGCTTTACCAGTGGCTGCTGTCGGGTTCGCCCGCCAGTGAAATCGAAGCGCAGCTGAGCGGCGCCCAAGGTTTCGACAAGGCCGATCGCGAGCATCTGGACGCGCTTTTGCGCGGCGTGATCCGCGATTCGGACGCGTTGTCCGCCGACATCGCACCGTGCCTGGATCGTCCGATCGAACAACTGTCGCCGGTCGAACGCGCTGTTCTGCTGGTCGCTGCATTCGAACTGAAGAATCACGTCGATATTCCCTATCGCGTAATCATCAACGAAGCAGTCGAGCTGACCAAAACATTCGGCGGCTCGGACGGCTACAAGTACGTCAACGGCGTACTGGACAAGCTGTCCGCGCAATTGCGCGCAGCTGAAACGCAGGCGGCTCGCAAGTCGTAA
- a CDS encoding LysE family translocator, protein MHAFSMMSDGFFLSLSLCLDIGLVNVAIISLTLSHGFKPGFWLGLGSCVGDLIYAALALAGMAALLQFESVRWVVWIGGAAILLFLTWKMAREAMFPASAPAVAGEADAAAPHRSPWRGFLRGVLLAVSSPSAILWFAAVGGALIAKAGATSPTTALVFLGGFFLGGLCWTLFICGLGSHGRKRAGAGLLRGCHVLSALLFAYFSYSVIVNGYRDLILQTAQVVG, encoded by the coding sequence ATGCACGCCTTTTCAATGATGTCGGATGGTTTTTTTCTGTCGTTGTCGCTGTGTCTGGATATCGGCCTGGTGAACGTGGCCATTATTTCGCTGACGCTGTCGCACGGTTTCAAGCCTGGCTTCTGGCTCGGCCTCGGTTCATGCGTCGGCGATCTGATTTACGCGGCGCTCGCGCTCGCCGGCATGGCTGCGCTGCTGCAATTCGAATCGGTGCGCTGGGTCGTGTGGATCGGCGGGGCGGCGATTTTGCTGTTCCTTACCTGGAAGATGGCGCGTGAGGCGATGTTCCCCGCGTCGGCGCCGGCCGTGGCTGGCGAAGCGGATGCCGCTGCGCCGCATCGGTCCCCGTGGCGCGGATTCTTGCGCGGCGTGCTGCTGGCCGTGTCATCGCCCTCGGCGATCCTGTGGTTCGCGGCTGTCGGCGGGGCGCTGATCGCCAAAGCCGGCGCGACGAGTCCAACGACGGCGCTAGTGTTTCTCGGCGGCTTCTTCCTCGGCGGGCTGTGCTGGACGCTCTTTATCTGCGGACTCGGCAGTCATGGGCGCAAACGCGCGGGTGCCGGTTTGCTCCGCGGATGTCATGTGTTGTCCGCGCTGCTGTTCGCGTATTTCTCGTATAGCGTGATCGTTAATGGATACCGCGATCTGATTTTGCAGACGGCGCAAGTGGTTGGCTGA
- a CDS encoding pyridoxal phosphate-dependent aminotransferase: MNSVTEPLVRLAARVDAIQPFYVMELAKEAALLERDGRDIIHMGIGEPDFTAPEPVIEAAANALRRGVTQYTNALGLHALREAISAHYAEFYGVSVDPARIVVTAGASAALLLACAALVDRDDEVLMPDPCYPCNRHFVIAAEGKPVMVPSGPAERFQLTANDVERLWNERTRGVLLASPSNPTGTSIEPAELERIVKAVRARGGFTIVDEIYQGLSYDAKPVSALSFGDDVITVNSFSKYFNMTGWRLGWLVVPPGMVSAFEKLAQNLFICASALAQHAALACFEPETIAIYEERRLEFKRRRDFIAPALESLGFSVPVMPDGAFYVYADCRTVAHKAAGDSAALTKAMLHDAGVVLVPGMDFGTHAPREYIRLSYATAYPKLEEAVDRLAKLFGQQ; this comes from the coding sequence ATGAACTCCGTGACCGAACCCCTCGTGCGGCTTGCTGCCCGCGTCGACGCCATCCAGCCGTTCTATGTGATGGAACTGGCCAAGGAGGCCGCGCTCCTCGAGCGCGACGGGCGCGACATCATTCACATGGGAATCGGCGAGCCCGATTTCACGGCACCCGAGCCTGTAATCGAGGCTGCGGCAAACGCGCTGCGCCGGGGCGTCACGCAATACACCAATGCGCTCGGCCTGCACGCGCTGCGTGAAGCGATCTCCGCGCATTACGCCGAGTTCTACGGCGTTAGCGTCGATCCCGCGCGGATCGTTGTCACCGCGGGCGCATCCGCCGCGTTGTTGCTGGCCTGCGCCGCGCTGGTCGACCGCGACGACGAAGTGCTGATGCCGGACCCGTGCTACCCATGCAACCGTCATTTCGTGATCGCCGCCGAAGGCAAGCCGGTCATGGTGCCAAGCGGCCCCGCCGAGCGTTTCCAGTTGACCGCCAACGACGTCGAGCGCCTCTGGAACGAGCGCACTCGTGGCGTGCTGCTCGCTTCGCCGTCGAACCCGACCGGCACGTCGATCGAACCCGCCGAACTTGAACGCATCGTCAAGGCGGTGCGGGCGCGTGGCGGCTTCACGATCGTCGACGAGATCTATCAGGGTCTGAGCTACGACGCAAAGCCCGTCTCGGCGCTCTCGTTTGGCGACGACGTGATCACCGTCAACAGTTTCTCGAAGTACTTCAACATGACCGGCTGGCGTCTGGGCTGGCTCGTGGTGCCGCCCGGCATGGTTAGCGCGTTCGAAAAGCTCGCGCAGAACCTGTTCATCTGCGCGTCGGCGCTCGCGCAGCACGCGGCCCTCGCCTGCTTCGAGCCGGAAACCATCGCCATCTATGAAGAGCGGCGGCTCGAGTTCAAGCGCCGCCGCGACTTCATTGCACCGGCTCTGGAATCGCTCGGTTTCTCGGTGCCGGTCATGCCCGACGGCGCGTTCTACGTCTATGCCGATTGCCGTACGGTCGCGCATAAGGCAGCCGGGGACAGCGCCGCGCTCACCAAGGCCATGCTGCACGACGCGGGCGTGGTGCTGGTACCGGGTATGGATTTCGGCACACACGCGCCGAGGGAGTACATCCGCTTGTCGTATGCAACTGCGTATCCGAAGCTGGAAGAGGCAGTGGATCGGCTGGCGAAGCTGTTCGGGCAGCAATAG
- a CDS encoding threo-3-hydroxy-L-aspartate ammonia-lyase: MQVLPAPTFDDVLDAAARLEGVAHRTPVLTSSTFNERTGASVFFKCENFQRMGAFKFRGAYNAISHFDAQQREAGVLTYSSGNHAQAIALSARLAGIRATIIMPHDAPAAKVAATKGYGGEVITYDRYTENREEIGRRLAEERGMTLIPPYDHPHVIAGQGTAVKELIDETGPLDVLVVCLGGGGLIGGSALSAAALSPECTVIGIEPEAGNDGQQSLARGEIVHIDTPRTIADGAASTHLGDYTFAIIRKLVARIETVSDAQLVETMRFFAQRMKIVVEPTGCLAAAAVLNGVVPVKGKRVGVVVSGGNVDLEKLAQYLA; the protein is encoded by the coding sequence GTGCAAGTGCTTCCCGCTCCCACTTTCGACGACGTACTCGACGCCGCAGCGCGTCTCGAAGGCGTCGCTCACCGCACCCCCGTTCTGACCTCGAGCACGTTCAACGAACGCACGGGCGCGTCGGTATTCTTCAAGTGCGAAAATTTTCAGCGCATGGGCGCGTTCAAATTTCGCGGCGCTTATAACGCGATCTCGCACTTCGACGCGCAGCAGCGCGAGGCGGGTGTGCTGACCTATTCGTCGGGGAATCACGCTCAGGCGATTGCGCTGTCGGCGCGCCTCGCGGGCATTCGCGCGACGATCATCATGCCGCACGACGCACCCGCCGCCAAAGTCGCCGCGACGAAAGGGTACGGCGGCGAAGTCATTACCTATGACCGCTACACAGAAAACCGCGAAGAAATCGGCCGACGCCTCGCCGAAGAGCGCGGCATGACGCTGATTCCGCCGTACGACCATCCGCATGTGATTGCCGGGCAGGGCACGGCGGTAAAAGAGCTGATCGACGAAACTGGTCCGCTCGACGTGCTGGTCGTTTGCCTTGGCGGCGGCGGATTGATTGGCGGCAGCGCATTGTCCGCAGCGGCTTTGAGTCCCGAATGCACGGTGATCGGCATCGAGCCGGAGGCGGGCAATGACGGTCAGCAATCGCTGGCGCGTGGCGAGATCGTGCATATCGACACACCTCGTACGATCGCCGACGGCGCTGCATCCACACACCTCGGCGACTACACGTTCGCGATTATTCGCAAGCTGGTCGCGCGGATCGAAACGGTCAGCGACGCGCAACTGGTCGAAACCATGCGCTTTTTCGCGCAGCGCATGAAGATCGTGGTCGAACCGACCGGCTGTCTGGCTGCTGCGGCCGTGCTCAACGGCGTGGTGCCGGTGAAGGGCAAGCGCGTGGGCGTGGTAGTGAGCGGCGGCAACGTCGATCTGGAAAAGCTCGCGCAGTACCTTGCGTAA